Part of the Mycolicibacterium mengxianglii genome is shown below.
TCGACGAGGAGGACCTGCTCGCAGCCGTCGCGCCATCCCGGCACCGACTGCATGACCGCAACTCCCACCTTTGCGACCTCGCTGTGCGGCAGCGCCGGCCACTGACCGCGGCTGCCGCTGGCGCGCCGCTACCCAGGCCGCTTCTTCCGCTCCATCCATCACAAGACGGCCCATCCAGGCGCACGCCCTCAGACCGATCAACGTAAGCACACTCAACAGTCCGTACTGGAGGTTTTGCTATGAGCGACACATCAATGCCGTCCTGGGTGATGGTCACCGGCGCAGCCGGAGGGATCGGGCGGGAGATCGTGCGCGAACTCCTCGACGCTGGACACCACGTCCTCGCCACCGACCGCGAGCAGCCCGAATTCGGTGATCATGGCGAAGCCCGGTTGCGGACGTGCGCTCTCGACGTCACGTCGGAAGCGGACATCAACGAGCTCATGATCGAGCAGGAGTCCGCCGGCTCAATCTCAGCTCTCGTCACCGCCGCAGGGATCCAGAAGACGGGCGCGAGCGAAAGCTACGACATCAACGACTGGCAGCGCGTCATCTCCGTCAACCTCACCGGCACATGGTTACCCATCCGGGCGGTCCTGCCGTCGATGCTCGAGCGCGGGGCGGGGCGGATCATCACCATCTCCTCTGAGATCGGAATCGCCGGAGCCGCCAACTACGCCGCCTACGCTGCGAGTAAAGGAGGCGTGATCGCACTCACGAAGTCACTCGCCCGCGAGTATGCGAGACGCGGGTTGGTCATCAATTCGGTCGCCCCCGGGCCCATCGAGGCTGGTATCTTTTTGGGAAACCTGGGGCACAACCCCGAGTGGCTCGAACATCATGTCCCCGCCGGACGATTCGGTGCCCCGCGAGATGTGAGTTCCGTCGTTCGGTTCCTGCTCTCGGGCGACGCCGATTACTTTGTGGGACAGGTTCTCTCGCCCAATGGAGGAGTGGTCATCTAATTGTCGCGAGAACTTCAAGGTCGGGTGGAGATCCCCGGCCTCAAACGTCCCGACAGCGCCTGGGTTGCCATCGCCGCTCACCTTGAGCGGCTGATCGCTACCAATGAGCTTGGTCCCGGAGCCAGGCTTCCGTCCGAGCGGGAGCTTGCCGAGCAAATGTCGGTTTCGCGTTCGACCCTGCGGGAGGCGATGTACGAGCTCGAACGCAAACGTCTGATTGAGAGAGTTCCCGGACGCGGCACAGTCGTGTTGGGACCGCCTTCCGAGGTTATGGACTTGCGGGCCATGGTCGCGGACACCTCGCCCCAATACGTTGCCGAGCTGCGCTATGCCATCGAGCCCGAGAATGCGAAGCTCGCGGCTAGCCGTGCCACAGCAGCCAATCTGCGTGCGCTTCGCGATGTGATGGCGAGAACGCACGAAGGGTTGAGTCCCAACGACTCGATGCTTGTCGACTGCGAATTCCACCTTCTCCTGGCGCAGTCCTCCCAGAATCCGCTGATGAAGGCATTGACCTCGCTGGCCAGTGAGTGGACGCTCGACGAGAGACTCCACACTCATTCCACCCGTACCTGGAGACGGCTGAGCATTACCGGGCACAACGCAATCCTGGAAGCTGTCGAAGCTCGGGACCCGGATGCAGCATTCGACGCGATGCACGGCCACCTGCTTGATGTTCGCGAACG
Proteins encoded:
- a CDS encoding SDR family NAD(P)-dependent oxidoreductase; this encodes MSDTSMPSWVMVTGAAGGIGREIVRELLDAGHHVLATDREQPEFGDHGEARLRTCALDVTSEADINELMIEQESAGSISALVTAAGIQKTGASESYDINDWQRVISVNLTGTWLPIRAVLPSMLERGAGRIITISSEIGIAGAANYAAYAASKGGVIALTKSLAREYARRGLVINSVAPGPIEAGIFLGNLGHNPEWLEHHVPAGRFGAPRDVSSVVRFLLSGDADYFVGQVLSPNGGVVI
- a CDS encoding FadR/GntR family transcriptional regulator, whose protein sequence is MEIPGLKRPDSAWVAIAAHLERLIATNELGPGARLPSERELAEQMSVSRSTLREAMYELERKRLIERVPGRGTVVLGPPSEVMDLRAMVADTSPQYVAELRYAIEPENAKLAASRATAANLRALRDVMARTHEGLSPNDSMLVDCEFHLLLAQSSQNPLMKALTSLASEWTLDERLHTHSTRTWRRLSITGHNAILEAVEARDPDAAFDAMHGHLLDVRERIAQMHRRNSKNAASS